From a single Planctellipticum variicoloris genomic region:
- a CDS encoding redoxin domain-containing protein yields the protein MSRLRIFWTVCALLSLVSAGTAADQSPVLGRKLSELALKDHRGREWTLQDFADKPVLVVVFTGTECPLVQLYAARLQKLSTELADQGVAVIALDANQQDNLTEIGAQVRKLGLTVPVLKDLQNKVADQLGARRTPEAFVLDHDRVVRYHGRIDDQYAVGGRQRTEPTRSDLLEAVREVLAGQPVSVAETEAVGCLIGKVRQPQTDATVTYSNQISRLLQAHCVDCHRPNEIGPFSLTDYDEVAGWADMILEVTEQRRMPPWHASPDHGKFANARVLAPEELQLLRDWVDAGAPEGDRKQLPAPKTYTAGWQLTREPDLVIPMAETAFKVPAEGEVRYQHFTVETGFTEEKWIQAMEIVPGNRAVVHHTIVFAAGAGERFNGERGFLGAYVPGLRQKPYPEGMAKRVPAGAKLVFQMHYTPNGTAQEDITKIGLIFADPAKVTQEVTTVSVVNTRFTIKPQEDNQQFPSNVITAPTDLRLLSLSPHMHLRGKSFRYEMTLPDGRKETLLDVPHYDFNWQTAYALADELVIPKGAKIQGFAAFDNSPNNLANPDPSATVTWGDQSWEEMLLGYFDVAIPRSQSSTVELGQLAQRVRNGNPADIAKELLARLDRNDNGLIEREELPERQRVFFDQLDADKSGSLTPDELATGLKALRAATKPKQ from the coding sequence ATGTCTCGCTTGCGAATATTCTGGACCGTCTGCGCTCTGTTGTCGCTGGTCTCCGCGGGAACCGCCGCCGACCAGTCCCCGGTTTTGGGGCGAAAGCTGTCCGAGCTGGCCCTCAAGGATCATCGCGGACGCGAATGGACGCTGCAGGACTTCGCCGACAAGCCCGTCCTGGTCGTCGTCTTCACGGGGACGGAATGCCCGCTGGTGCAGCTCTACGCTGCCCGGCTGCAGAAGCTGTCGACCGAACTGGCCGACCAGGGGGTGGCGGTCATCGCCCTCGACGCCAATCAACAGGACAATCTGACTGAGATCGGCGCTCAGGTTCGTAAGCTCGGCCTCACGGTTCCGGTGCTGAAAGACCTGCAGAACAAGGTCGCCGATCAGCTCGGCGCCCGCCGGACGCCGGAAGCCTTCGTCCTCGATCACGACCGGGTGGTCCGTTACCACGGCCGCATCGACGATCAGTATGCCGTGGGCGGTCGTCAGCGAACCGAACCGACGCGATCCGACCTGCTGGAAGCCGTTCGCGAAGTTCTCGCCGGCCAGCCGGTCTCCGTCGCCGAAACCGAAGCGGTCGGTTGCCTGATCGGCAAAGTCCGTCAGCCCCAGACCGACGCAACCGTGACCTACAGCAACCAGATTTCCCGCCTGCTGCAGGCCCACTGCGTCGACTGCCACCGTCCGAACGAAATCGGCCCGTTCAGCCTGACCGACTACGACGAAGTCGCCGGCTGGGCCGACATGATCCTCGAAGTCACCGAACAGCGTCGCATGCCCCCCTGGCACGCCTCGCCCGACCACGGCAAGTTTGCCAACGCACGCGTCCTCGCGCCGGAGGAACTGCAACTTCTCCGCGACTGGGTCGACGCCGGCGCTCCCGAAGGGGATCGGAAGCAATTGCCCGCTCCAAAGACGTACACCGCAGGCTGGCAGCTCACTCGCGAGCCGGATCTGGTCATCCCTATGGCCGAGACCGCCTTCAAGGTCCCTGCCGAAGGAGAAGTTCGCTATCAGCACTTCACCGTTGAAACCGGCTTTACCGAGGAGAAATGGATCCAGGCGATGGAGATCGTCCCCGGCAACCGGGCTGTCGTCCACCACACGATCGTCTTCGCCGCCGGGGCCGGCGAACGCTTCAACGGCGAACGCGGCTTCCTCGGCGCCTACGTCCCCGGGCTCCGCCAGAAACCCTATCCCGAGGGCATGGCGAAACGGGTTCCCGCCGGCGCCAAGCTGGTCTTCCAGATGCATTACACCCCCAACGGGACCGCCCAGGAAGACATCACAAAGATCGGCCTGATCTTCGCCGATCCCGCCAAAGTCACTCAGGAAGTCACCACGGTCAGCGTCGTCAACACGCGCTTCACCATCAAGCCGCAGGAGGACAATCAGCAGTTCCCCAGCAATGTGATCACCGCTCCGACCGACCTCCGGCTCCTCTCCCTCTCGCCCCACATGCACCTGCGCGGCAAGTCCTTCCGCTACGAGATGACGCTGCCGGACGGCCGCAAGGAAACGCTGCTCGACGTCCCCCACTATGACTTCAACTGGCAGACGGCCTACGCCCTCGCCGACGAGCTGGTCATCCCCAAGGGAGCGAAGATTCAGGGGTTCGCCGCATTCGACAACTCGCCGAACAACCTGGCCAATCCCGACCCGTCGGCAACGGTCACGTGGGGCGATCAATCCTGGGAAGAAATGCTCCTCGGCTACTTCGACGTCGCCATCCCGCGGTCGCAATCGTCCACCGTCGAACTCGGCCAGCTCGCTCAACGCGTTCGGAACGGGAATCCGGCAGACATCGCCAAAGAGCTCCTGGCCCGACTCGACCGCAACGACAACGGCCTGATCGAACGCGAAGAGCTCCCGGAACGCCAGCGCGTTTTCTTCGACCAGCTCGATGCCGACAAATCCGGGTCCTTAACGCCCGACGAGCTCGCCACCGGCCTGAAAGCCCTGCGAGCCGCCACGAAACCCAAGCAGTAG
- the yidD gene encoding membrane protein insertion efficiency factor YidD — translation MNALRWVIRLPGRAIIGVVRFYQLFIGPMLGANCRFTPSCSQYMIEAVQKYGAIRGSWKGVRRICRCHPYHPGGYDPP, via the coding sequence GTGAACGCACTGCGCTGGGTCATCCGCCTGCCGGGCCGGGCGATTATCGGCGTGGTCCGGTTCTATCAGCTCTTCATCGGCCCCATGCTCGGCGCCAACTGCCGATTTACGCCGAGCTGCAGCCAGTACATGATCGAGGCCGTCCAGAAATACGGCGCCATCCGCGGTAGCTGGAAAGGGGTGCGACGCATCTGTCGTTGCCACCCTTACCACCCGGGAGGCTACGATCCCCCGTGA
- the rnpA gene encoding ribonuclease P protein component — MTIRFPFPPTAHLRRGADFRRVYDRKCKAADGVLLVFIDRSPQAETRIGLSVSRKHGNAVVRNRLKRLLREAFRLSSERLPAGLDLVAIPLAKDRASLPAYIESLTRLCRKLLRRLEAAEAPPAEGAPS; from the coding sequence GTGACCATCCGCTTCCCATTTCCGCCGACCGCCCACCTGCGCCGCGGAGCCGACTTCCGTCGCGTCTATGACCGCAAATGCAAAGCGGCCGATGGCGTGCTCCTCGTCTTCATCGATCGCAGTCCCCAAGCGGAAACCCGGATCGGCCTCAGCGTCTCCCGGAAGCACGGCAACGCAGTCGTCCGCAACCGGCTCAAGCGGCTGCTCAGGGAAGCCTTTCGCCTGTCCAGCGAACGTCTGCCGGCCGGACTTGATCTGGTGGCCATTCCTTTGGCGAAGGACCGGGCCTCCCTGCCAGCGTACATCGAGTCGCTCACCCGGCTCTGCCGGAAGCTCCTTCGCCGGCTGGAAGCCGCCGAAGCTCCTCCCGCGGAAGGGGCTCCGTCGTGA
- a CDS encoding DnaJ C-terminal domain-containing protein, producing the protein MASSDYYEVLGLTKSATADEIRKAYRKLSRTYHPDAKKDDPEAAKRFQEIQEAHDVLGDEEKRKKYDRFGPNFAQMDKMGGGAPHGQPWPGGGPGPGAGGFDFQELFGGVDLGDMFGGGRGGPRGARRAPPKGEDIRATLKVPFEIAARGGSQDIRLDRGGKIETLGVKIPAGIADGGVMRLAGQGEPSFRGGPPGDLLLTIQIQPHAWFRREGNNLLLDVPLTPAEAALGTKVEVPTLTEGKVTLTVPPGTSSGMKLRLRGKGIVDPQSHQTGDQFVVVKIAVPKELSPEQKTLYESLQPLDPSPRAGLW; encoded by the coding sequence ATGGCCTCGTCCGACTACTATGAGGTGCTCGGTCTGACGAAGAGCGCCACCGCCGACGAAATCCGCAAGGCCTATCGCAAGCTCTCGCGGACCTACCATCCCGATGCCAAAAAGGACGATCCGGAGGCGGCGAAGCGCTTCCAGGAAATCCAGGAAGCTCACGACGTCCTCGGCGACGAGGAAAAACGCAAAAAGTACGACCGCTTCGGACCGAACTTCGCCCAGATGGACAAGATGGGAGGCGGCGCCCCTCACGGACAGCCCTGGCCCGGCGGCGGTCCGGGACCCGGCGCCGGCGGCTTTGACTTTCAGGAACTCTTCGGCGGCGTCGATCTGGGAGACATGTTCGGCGGCGGCCGGGGGGGGCCGCGCGGCGCCCGTCGAGCCCCTCCAAAAGGCGAGGACATCCGCGCAACGCTGAAAGTCCCGTTCGAAATCGCCGCCCGCGGCGGATCGCAGGACATCCGGCTCGATCGCGGCGGAAAGATCGAAACGCTCGGCGTCAAAATCCCGGCCGGAATCGCCGATGGCGGAGTGATGCGGCTCGCCGGTCAGGGAGAACCCTCCTTCCGCGGCGGCCCGCCGGGTGACCTGCTGCTGACAATCCAGATTCAGCCGCACGCCTGGTTCCGCCGGGAAGGGAATAACCTGTTGCTGGATGTCCCCCTGACGCCTGCCGAGGCCGCGCTCGGAACGAAGGTCGAAGTCCCGACGTTGACCGAAGGCAAAGTCACCCTGACGGTTCCGCCCGGCACTTCCAGCGGAATGAAACTCCGGCTGCGGGGCAAGGGCATCGTCGATCCCCAGTCGCATCAGACCGGCGACCAGTTCGTCGTCGTGAAAATCGCCGTTCCCAAAGAGCTGAGTCCCGAGCAGAAAACACTCTACGAATCGCTGCAGCCGCTCGACCCCTCACCCCGCGCCGGGTTGTGGTAG
- a CDS encoding CehA/McbA family metallohydrolase: protein MSLSPRSRTAIVGVLTASALTLTVGFGTWQPGAGTVQVGRLTEANWEDLVPEGKEVDAIYGDYVLQNRHLTAVVADPVATRNANMTTRDVAGALIDLAVRGSDGDQLGAFWPGRKVFPYRKATVVSDGPESASVEVVAEGAEGRPTVATTYSLGAQDAFLTVRSTYSNSTEKPLEVALEDDFRADGQKEDMVRSPNGTADRFWLHDRYWGQAYGLDAPEHKLQLNSDARITKIAYEAADGQTKVTLAPGKSCTLVRRVYPGRNTLDVQAVFAATTAKAVHPFGFSIRDGLGRPVAKALIELRQGDSVYGWAKSNHQGTISTVMPAGSYTATISAFGRVLWDNRPLQLDSRKELTVIELADFQPGEIQAAITDAEGQAIPCKVELQPLDENAVLDFGPVTAEFALKNLCYTANGKFQQAVPAGRYRAIISRGPEYDAVFTELTVPPGKAVPLTAKLVRSVATPGWVSSDFHSHSSPSGDNTGSQLGRVLNLVCEHIEFAPCTEHNRISTYQPHIARLGIQPFLASVEGMELTGSPLPLNHQNAFPLIRNPRMQDGGGPTTETDIEKQLEKLALWDNRSEKLVQQNHPDLGWLVYDRDGDGKPDADGPRTFPFTDVVEIHPIQNALTLDETMRGEGEKTFHNTIFRWLQMLNQGYRIYGVVNTDAHYNDHGSGWLRNWIQSSTDDPAAIKAMEMVKAAEQGRLVMSNGPYLEATATAGGKTVVSGQDLTAADGKIRLHIRVQTPNWHDVDRVFVLVNGRRIPEATFTRAERPDVFRSGALKFDQTVDLALKGDAHVIVVTGHKDGQLGPVLGPGEGKTPPAAMTNPIFVDVDGGGFKPNGDTLDLPLPVKFVAKK, encoded by the coding sequence ATGTCCCTCTCCCCCCGTTCTCGCACGGCAATTGTGGGCGTACTGACGGCGTCAGCTCTGACGCTGACGGTTGGATTTGGCACGTGGCAACCGGGGGCGGGTACTGTCCAAGTGGGACGCCTGACCGAAGCGAACTGGGAAGATCTGGTTCCGGAAGGGAAAGAGGTCGACGCGATCTACGGCGATTACGTGCTGCAGAATCGCCATCTGACGGCAGTTGTCGCCGACCCGGTGGCGACGCGGAACGCGAACATGACCACCCGCGACGTGGCCGGGGCGCTGATCGATCTGGCGGTGCGCGGCTCGGACGGCGATCAGCTCGGGGCGTTCTGGCCCGGTCGGAAGGTGTTTCCGTATCGCAAGGCAACAGTGGTGAGCGACGGCCCGGAATCGGCCTCGGTCGAAGTCGTCGCCGAGGGGGCGGAGGGCCGCCCAACAGTCGCGACGACCTATTCGCTCGGGGCCCAGGACGCGTTTCTGACGGTGAGATCGACCTACTCGAACTCGACCGAGAAGCCGCTGGAGGTGGCGCTCGAGGACGACTTTCGCGCGGACGGCCAGAAGGAAGACATGGTCCGGTCCCCCAACGGAACCGCGGACCGGTTCTGGCTGCACGACCGCTACTGGGGCCAGGCGTACGGACTCGACGCCCCGGAACACAAGCTGCAGCTCAACAGCGACGCGCGGATCACGAAGATCGCCTACGAAGCGGCTGATGGTCAAACGAAGGTCACGCTCGCTCCCGGCAAGTCCTGCACGCTGGTCCGCAGGGTCTATCCGGGACGCAATACGCTCGACGTGCAGGCCGTCTTCGCGGCGACGACGGCGAAGGCCGTGCATCCGTTTGGCTTCAGTATTCGCGACGGACTCGGACGTCCCGTCGCGAAAGCGCTGATTGAGCTTCGCCAGGGAGACTCGGTCTATGGCTGGGCGAAAAGTAATCATCAGGGGACGATTTCGACGGTCATGCCGGCGGGCAGCTATACGGCGACGATTTCCGCGTTCGGCCGAGTTCTGTGGGACAACCGGCCTCTCCAATTGGATTCGCGAAAGGAGCTCACGGTCATCGAACTGGCCGACTTTCAACCGGGTGAGATCCAGGCGGCGATCACGGACGCCGAGGGACAGGCGATTCCCTGCAAGGTCGAACTGCAGCCGCTCGACGAGAACGCGGTGCTCGACTTCGGACCGGTGACGGCGGAGTTCGCGTTGAAGAATCTCTGCTATACCGCCAACGGGAAATTCCAGCAGGCGGTGCCGGCCGGTCGCTACCGGGCGATCATCAGCCGCGGTCCGGAGTACGACGCGGTCTTCACGGAGCTGACGGTTCCGCCCGGCAAGGCGGTGCCGTTGACGGCGAAGCTCGTCCGGAGTGTGGCGACGCCGGGTTGGGTCAGCAGCGACTTCCACAGCCACTCCAGCCCCTCGGGGGACAACACCGGCAGCCAGCTCGGTCGGGTGCTGAACCTCGTGTGCGAGCATATCGAGTTCGCTCCCTGTACGGAGCACAACCGCATCAGCACGTATCAGCCGCACATCGCCCGGCTCGGCATCCAGCCGTTCCTGGCCAGCGTGGAAGGGATGGAGCTGACCGGTTCGCCGCTGCCTCTCAATCACCAGAACGCCTTCCCGCTGATCCGGAACCCACGGATGCAGGACGGGGGCGGGCCGACCACGGAAACGGATATCGAGAAGCAGCTCGAAAAACTCGCCCTATGGGACAACCGGAGCGAGAAGCTGGTGCAGCAGAACCATCCCGATCTGGGGTGGCTGGTCTACGACCGGGATGGCGACGGCAAACCCGACGCCGACGGTCCCCGGACCTTCCCCTTCACCGACGTCGTCGAAATTCATCCGATTCAGAACGCTTTGACGCTCGACGAGACGATGCGCGGCGAGGGGGAAAAGACCTTTCACAACACCATCTTCCGCTGGCTGCAGATGCTGAATCAGGGATATCGGATCTATGGTGTGGTGAATACCGACGCCCACTACAACGACCACGGTTCGGGGTGGCTGCGGAACTGGATTCAGTCGTCGACCGATGATCCAGCGGCGATCAAGGCGATGGAGATGGTGAAGGCCGCCGAGCAGGGGCGGCTGGTCATGTCAAACGGTCCGTACCTGGAAGCGACCGCGACCGCCGGGGGGAAGACAGTTGTCTCCGGGCAGGATCTGACAGCCGCGGACGGCAAGATCCGGCTGCACATTCGCGTGCAGACTCCGAACTGGCACGACGTGGATCGGGTGTTTGTGCTGGTCAACGGCCGGCGGATTCCCGAAGCGACGTTCACACGCGCCGAGCGGCCGGATGTCTTCCGCAGTGGCGCGCTGAAATTCGATCAGACCGTCGACCTGGCGCTGAAGGGGGACGCCCACGTGATCGTCGTCACCGGCCATAAGGACGGGCAGCTCGGCCCGGTGCTGGGACCCGGCGAAGGGAAGACGCCTCCTGCGGCCATGACGAATCCGATCTTTGTGGACGTCGACGGGGGCGGCTTCAAGCCGAACGGCGACACGCTGGACCTGCCGCTGCCGGTGAAGTTTGTGGCGAAGAAGTAG
- the lnt gene encoding apolipoprotein N-acyltransferase produces the protein MSPATMTAEPAAPPRPATGEPTVRDIIAKARIAQQPVPEQGQQLAGWAMAGLTGLLLWACFTPVNASSLAWVALVPVLLLVRVPHRTRRMYRGLYLAAAVSQLATLQWMRLGDPTMYIAWIALALYLAAYLPAFVWLTRVAVYRAGVPLVIAAPLLWVGLEFFRAHLLTGFSWYYLGHSQYRWLELIQISDLVGAYGVSLIVAASSAGIAVLIPFAWLQKLRLVPANEQTTTVPPPWFRRPAWQVGMVAAAFFGTLGYGVVRRHQADFQPGPRVALIQGNFVASLRTNHDESGKVYLTHTRLTGLAVREQPDIIIWPETMFRWPLFEAPASLTDEQLQDLAPQVPPELWRDDTVRRTLVGDAQKAGAAMIIGLQAVALEKSRVEQLNSAVLIRPDTGIAGRYDKMHLVPFGEYLPLQDTVPWLQHLTPYPPDFGLHAGTQAAVFKYRDWRLAPVICFEDTVPHLVRGIISAGSNGDHGEQIDVLVNLTNDGWFHGSSELDQHLITAAFRAVECRTPVARAVNTGISAIIDGDGAILEPDVFIDGDKKGRTTSRDPKTGRWHKELDAALVHTVPLDNRRSLYVRYGDWFATLCGMCVVLAAMGGIAPWFLRRKAV, from the coding sequence ATGTCACCAGCCACCATGACCGCCGAACCCGCCGCCCCGCCCCGTCCCGCGACGGGCGAACCGACCGTCCGCGACATCATCGCGAAGGCGCGGATCGCGCAGCAGCCCGTTCCCGAGCAGGGACAGCAACTGGCGGGCTGGGCGATGGCCGGCCTGACGGGACTGCTCCTCTGGGCCTGCTTCACGCCGGTCAACGCCAGCTCGCTGGCCTGGGTCGCCCTCGTCCCCGTCCTGCTGCTGGTCCGGGTGCCGCACCGCACCCGCCGGATGTACCGCGGACTCTATCTCGCAGCCGCCGTCTCACAGCTCGCCACGCTGCAGTGGATGCGACTCGGCGATCCGACCATGTACATCGCGTGGATCGCGCTGGCGCTCTATCTGGCCGCCTACCTCCCCGCGTTTGTCTGGCTGACCCGTGTGGCGGTCTACCGGGCCGGCGTGCCGCTGGTGATCGCGGCTCCGCTCCTCTGGGTCGGACTCGAATTCTTCCGGGCGCACCTCCTCACTGGCTTCTCCTGGTACTACCTGGGACACTCGCAGTATCGCTGGCTGGAGCTGATTCAGATCAGCGATCTCGTCGGCGCTTACGGCGTCAGCTTGATCGTCGCCGCCAGTTCCGCCGGTATTGCGGTTCTGATTCCGTTCGCCTGGCTGCAAAAACTCCGGCTGGTCCCCGCCAATGAGCAGACCACCACCGTCCCGCCCCCCTGGTTCCGTCGCCCCGCCTGGCAGGTCGGCATGGTCGCCGCCGCATTCTTCGGCACGCTGGGCTACGGCGTCGTCCGGCGGCATCAGGCCGATTTCCAGCCGGGCCCCCGCGTGGCTCTGATCCAGGGGAATTTCGTCGCCTCGCTCCGAACCAATCACGACGAAAGCGGCAAGGTCTACCTCACGCACACCCGACTGACCGGACTGGCGGTCCGCGAACAGCCCGACATCATCATCTGGCCCGAAACCATGTTCCGCTGGCCGCTCTTCGAAGCCCCTGCCAGCCTCACTGACGAACAGCTTCAAGACCTAGCGCCGCAGGTGCCGCCCGAACTCTGGCGCGACGATACCGTCCGCCGGACGCTCGTCGGCGACGCCCAGAAAGCCGGCGCCGCGATGATCATCGGTCTCCAGGCGGTCGCCCTGGAAAAATCCCGTGTCGAACAGCTCAACTCGGCGGTGCTGATCCGACCGGACACCGGCATCGCCGGCCGCTACGACAAGATGCACCTCGTCCCCTTCGGCGAATATCTCCCCCTGCAGGACACGGTCCCCTGGCTGCAGCATTTGACCCCCTATCCGCCCGATTTCGGTTTGCACGCCGGCACGCAGGCGGCCGTTTTCAAGTACCGAGACTGGCGGCTGGCCCCGGTCATCTGTTTTGAAGACACTGTCCCCCACCTCGTCCGCGGAATCATCTCGGCGGGCTCCAACGGCGACCACGGCGAGCAGATCGACGTCCTGGTCAACCTGACCAACGACGGCTGGTTCCACGGTTCGAGCGAGCTCGACCAGCACCTGATCACCGCGGCCTTCCGCGCCGTCGAATGCCGGACCCCGGTCGCCCGCGCAGTGAATACGGGGATCTCGGCGATCATCGACGGCGACGGCGCAATCCTCGAACCCGACGTCTTCATCGACGGCGATAAGAAAGGCCGGACGACCTCCCGCGATCCGAAGACCGGCCGCTGGCACAAGGAGCTCGACGCCGCCCTGGTTCACACTGTCCCGCTCGACAACCGCCGGAGCCTTTACGTCCGCTACGGCGACTGGTTCGCCACCCTGTGCGGCATGTGCGTCGTCCTCGCGGCGATGGGGGGAATTGCTCCGTGGTTTCTCCGGCGGAAGGCCGTGTAG
- the glp gene encoding gephyrin-like molybdotransferase Glp: protein MHTVATALERVLATVAPFPAESLPLAAVQGLALAENVDSRIDSPPFDKALMDGFAVRSADLPDGAGRLRVVEQITAGQVAALPVGPGEAIQIMTGAPLPVGADCVVKIEDTRLEGDEVVIAARPLQDGVNISRQGSAMRSGDRVLAAGVVLRPPQLAALAELGWPQVPVRRRPTLAVLATGDELVPVDQTPGPGQIRNSNETMLVAQAAQSGCASRTLGIARDVRAELGAKILDGLTADILVLSGGVSAGKLDLVPSELTAAGVEEVFHGVAMKPGKPLWFGVRQGDISRNACYVFGLPGNPVSSMVCFELFVRSAIRRLMGISPAEPQPVSAVFEGEYTFRGDRPTYHPARLTWTAGGPRVALVSWQGSSDLRATVDANAMACLPAIERTYRTGDVMDVLSWD, encoded by the coding sequence ATGCACACCGTCGCCACTGCTCTCGAACGCGTCCTGGCCACGGTCGCTCCGTTCCCGGCTGAATCCCTCCCCCTCGCCGCCGTTCAGGGACTGGCGCTTGCCGAAAACGTCGACAGCCGGATCGACTCGCCTCCGTTCGACAAGGCGCTGATGGATGGCTTCGCCGTTCGCTCGGCCGATCTGCCGGACGGGGCCGGGCGGCTGCGGGTTGTGGAGCAGATTACCGCCGGCCAGGTCGCCGCGTTGCCGGTCGGGCCGGGCGAGGCGATTCAGATCATGACCGGCGCACCGCTCCCCGTCGGGGCCGATTGCGTCGTCAAAATTGAAGACACTCGACTGGAGGGGGACGAGGTCGTCATCGCCGCCCGTCCGCTGCAGGACGGGGTCAACATCAGCCGGCAGGGCTCCGCGATGCGCTCCGGGGATCGGGTTCTCGCCGCCGGAGTCGTTCTCCGGCCGCCGCAACTGGCGGCCCTCGCGGAACTAGGCTGGCCGCAGGTTCCCGTCCGCCGACGGCCGACGCTCGCGGTCCTCGCTACCGGTGACGAACTTGTTCCGGTCGACCAGACCCCCGGCCCTGGGCAGATTCGCAACTCGAATGAAACAATGCTGGTCGCCCAGGCCGCCCAGTCTGGCTGCGCCTCCCGGACTCTCGGGATTGCCCGCGATGTCCGAGCCGAGCTGGGAGCGAAAATTCTCGACGGCCTGACCGCCGACATCCTGGTTCTCTCGGGAGGCGTCTCCGCCGGAAAGCTGGATCTGGTGCCGTCCGAACTGACGGCGGCGGGGGTTGAGGAAGTCTTTCACGGCGTGGCGATGAAGCCCGGCAAGCCCCTCTGGTTCGGCGTCCGGCAGGGGGACATCAGCCGTAACGCCTGCTACGTATTCGGCTTGCCGGGAAATCCCGTCAGTAGTATGGTCTGCTTCGAACTGTTCGTCCGGTCGGCCATCCGCCGGCTGATGGGCATTTCGCCGGCGGAGCCGCAACCGGTTTCGGCGGTGTTTGAAGGGGAGTACACCTTCCGCGGCGACCGACCGACGTACCATCCGGCCCGGTTGACGTGGACGGCGGGAGGACCGCGGGTGGCGCTCGTCTCCTGGCAAGGCTCCTCGGACCTTCGGGCCACCGTGGACGCCAACGCCATGGCGTGCCTGCCGGCGATCGAACGAACTTATCGCACCGGCGACGTCATGGATGTGTTGAGCTGGGACTGA
- a CDS encoding cytochrome-c peroxidase, translated as MKVSPVLRMFAPSALALLAGGLAAGASLSAAEPLGLPAIVHPKDNLPTEEKIALGMQLYFDKRLSADDTISCASCHDPAKGFSNGEAVATGVGGLKGGRNSPTILNSAFHTFHFWDGRAKTLEEQALGPVQNPIEMKMSLDEVVGKLNKIEGYKTQFQKVFGTDVTADGIAKAIAAYERTILSGNAPYDQYKAGKQDALSESALRGMKLFFGKAHCSACHAGPSFTDNAFHNIGLPGEDEGRVSISKLAGDKGAFKTPTLRDIARTGPYMHDGSMKTLEEVVEHYNKGGVPNDFLDEEIFPLKLSEQDKADLVAFMKDGLASTEYPDHKAPELP; from the coding sequence ATGAAGGTCTCGCCCGTGCTCCGAATGTTCGCTCCCTCCGCGCTGGCCCTGCTGGCAGGCGGTCTGGCCGCCGGCGCCAGCCTTTCCGCCGCTGAACCGCTCGGATTGCCGGCGATCGTTCATCCCAAGGACAATCTGCCGACCGAGGAAAAGATTGCCCTCGGCATGCAGCTCTATTTCGACAAGCGGCTCTCGGCGGACGACACGATCTCCTGCGCCTCGTGCCACGACCCGGCGAAGGGCTTCAGCAACGGCGAAGCCGTCGCGACCGGCGTCGGGGGACTGAAGGGGGGCCGTAATTCGCCGACGATTCTCAATTCCGCCTTCCACACATTCCACTTCTGGGACGGACGGGCGAAGACCCTCGAAGAGCAGGCCCTGGGGCCGGTGCAGAACCCGATCGAAATGAAAATGAGCCTCGACGAGGTCGTCGGAAAGCTCAACAAGATCGAAGGCTACAAGACGCAGTTCCAGAAGGTCTTCGGCACCGACGTGACCGCTGACGGAATCGCCAAGGCGATCGCGGCCTACGAGCGGACAATCCTCTCGGGGAACGCGCCGTACGACCAGTACAAGGCCGGCAAACAGGACGCCCTGTCCGAAAGCGCCCTCCGCGGCATGAAGCTCTTCTTCGGCAAGGCCCATTGCAGCGCCTGCCATGCCGGCCCAAGCTTCACGGACAACGCCTTCCACAACATCGGCCTGCCCGGCGAGGACGAAGGCCGCGTCAGCATCAGCAAGCTGGCCGGCGACAAGGGGGCGTTCAAGACGCCGACCCTGCGCGACATCGCCCGCACCGGCCCTTACATGCACGACGGCAGCATGAAGACTCTCGAAGAAGTCGTCGAGCACTACAACAAGGGGGGCGTGCCGAACGATTTCCTCGACGAAGAAATCTTCCCCCTCAAGCTCAGCGAACAGGACAAAGCCGACCTGGTCGCCTTCATGAAGGACGGCCTCGCCAGCACCGAATACCCGGACCACAAGGCCCCGGAACTCCCGTAG